The Mycobacteriales bacterium genome has a segment encoding these proteins:
- a CDS encoding S24/S26 family peptidase gives MRLRLAVVRGPSMVPTLRDGDRILVRLGVRGAVGSVVVVALPDRPLSVKRLRAVEADGTVRVEGDNPYGSTDSRSLGALPAGALAGVVLARLWPHPTLLRSK, from the coding sequence ATGAGGCTGCGGCTCGCCGTGGTCCGTGGCCCGTCGATGGTCCCCACGTTGCGTGACGGCGACCGGATCCTGGTCCGGCTCGGAGTGCGCGGTGCTGTGGGCAGCGTGGTAGTTGTCGCCCTGCCGGACCGGCCGCTGTCGGTGAAGCGGCTTCGTGCCGTCGAGGCCGACGGCACAGTCCGCGTCGAAGGCGACAACCCGTACGGCAGCACCGACAGCCGATCGCTCGGTGCGCTCCCAGCCGGCGCGCTCGCCGGCGTCGTACTCGCCCGCCTCTGGCCCCACCCCACCCTCCTCCGTTCGAAGTAG
- a CDS encoding amino acid ABC transporter ATP-binding protein: MSDRPMVRAAGVRKRYGAHEVLRGINLEVGRGEVMCVIGPSGSGKSTLLRCINHLEKINAGRLEVDGELVGYEERGGKLYELRERDVARKRAEIGMVFQQFNLFPHMTVLGNIVEAPVHVKGVDKDEAAERGRQLLSQVGLGGRENAYPRQLSGGQQQRVAIARALAMDPKLMLFDEPTSALDPELVGEVLAVMRDLAQSGMTMFVVTHEMGFAREVGDRLVFMDDGVVVESGVPRDVIDDPQHERTRAFLSNVL, encoded by the coding sequence ATGAGCGACCGGCCGATGGTGCGGGCAGCAGGCGTCCGCAAACGTTACGGCGCACACGAGGTGTTGCGCGGCATCAACCTCGAGGTCGGGCGCGGCGAGGTGATGTGCGTCATCGGGCCGTCGGGGTCGGGCAAGTCCACGCTGCTGCGCTGCATCAACCACCTCGAGAAGATCAACGCCGGCCGGTTGGAAGTCGATGGCGAGCTGGTCGGCTACGAGGAACGCGGCGGCAAGCTCTACGAGCTCCGGGAACGAGACGTCGCCCGCAAACGCGCCGAGATCGGGATGGTGTTCCAGCAGTTCAACCTGTTCCCCCACATGACGGTGCTGGGCAACATCGTCGAGGCCCCGGTTCACGTGAAGGGCGTCGACAAGGACGAGGCCGCCGAGCGCGGCCGTCAGCTGTTGAGCCAGGTCGGGCTCGGCGGCCGGGAGAACGCCTATCCGCGGCAGCTGTCCGGTGGTCAGCAGCAACGCGTCGCGATCGCGCGAGCGCTCGCGATGGACCCGAAGCTGATGCTGTTCGACGAGCCGACGAGCGCTCTCGACCCCGAGCTCGTCGGTGAAGTGCTTGCGGTCATGCGCGACCTGGCCCAGTCCGGGATGACGATGTTCGTCGTCACCCACGAGATGGGCTTTGCGCGTGAGGTCGGCGACCGGCTGGTGTTCATGGACGACGGCGTGGTCGTCGAGTCCGGCGTACCGAGAGACGTCATCGACGACCCGCAGCACGAGCGCACCCGCGCCTTCCTGAGCAACGTCCTCTAG
- a CDS encoding DUF559 domain-containing protein — protein MFEPHRVIHRNEILATGTTGRQITELVALGVLTRLWRGFYTTGDPVALPDPRGVTRSMRVALSHESAAAWYGVDLAKPVDRLHVVAPRNRGRRADDAPGVRIHRADLAGSDVRVVRGVRVTAPERTVADVARVAPLAEAVAVADGFLRRRLTTQSRLLEYVAPPGRPQAVRVAKLADPRAASVFESITRVCLVEAGIHTPISQFTVVDRSGGWIGRVDFAWPEFRLVLECDGFEHHSSREAFNRDRRRWNALWRAGWRVAVVTWHDVVADPAYVVDLVAAHLAAA, from the coding sequence ATGTTCGAGCCGCATCGGGTCATTCACCGCAACGAGATACTGGCCACCGGTACGACGGGGCGCCAGATCACTGAGCTCGTGGCACTCGGTGTGCTGACCAGGCTGTGGCGGGGCTTCTACACGACCGGTGATCCCGTCGCCCTGCCGGATCCGCGCGGTGTCACCCGTTCGATGCGGGTGGCGCTCAGCCACGAGTCCGCCGCGGCTTGGTACGGCGTCGACCTCGCGAAGCCGGTGGACCGGCTCCACGTGGTGGCACCGCGCAACCGAGGCCGCCGTGCCGATGACGCGCCCGGCGTACGCATCCATCGCGCCGATCTGGCCGGCTCCGACGTACGCGTGGTTCGCGGCGTACGTGTCACGGCCCCCGAACGCACGGTTGCCGACGTCGCGCGGGTCGCGCCTCTGGCGGAGGCGGTAGCGGTCGCCGACGGGTTCCTTCGCCGCCGCCTCACGACACAGTCACGGTTGCTGGAATACGTCGCACCGCCCGGTCGCCCGCAAGCGGTTCGGGTGGCGAAGCTCGCAGACCCGCGGGCGGCGTCGGTGTTTGAGTCGATCACGCGCGTCTGCCTCGTCGAAGCCGGCATCCATACGCCGATCAGCCAGTTCACCGTGGTCGATCGAAGCGGTGGGTGGATCGGGCGGGTCGACTTCGCGTGGCCCGAGTTCCGGCTGGTCCTCGAGTGCGACGGGTTCGAGCACCATTCGAGCCGCGAGGCCTTCAACCGAGACCGGCGCCGATGGAACGCGTTGTGGCGGGCAGGTTGGCGTGTCGCCGTCGTGACCTGGCACGACGTGGTGGCGGATCCGGCGTACGTCGTCGACCTCGTCGCGGCTCACCTTGCTGCCGCCTGA
- a CDS encoding GNAT family N-acetyltransferase: protein MTGTSAIRPAREADVPVVVSLVRELAEYEREPDAAEATEADLRAALFGPAPAAFCHVAELDGEVVGFALWFLNFSTWKGRHGIYLEDLFVRPSARGSGLGKALLTTLVDIAKGRGYGRVEWSVLDWNEPAQGFYRSLGATPMDEWTTWRISL, encoded by the coding sequence ATGACGGGTACGTCGGCGATCCGCCCTGCGCGCGAAGCCGACGTACCCGTCGTCGTCTCGCTGGTCCGCGAGCTCGCGGAGTACGAGCGCGAGCCTGACGCCGCGGAAGCCACCGAAGCGGACCTGCGCGCAGCGTTGTTCGGGCCGGCTCCCGCGGCGTTCTGTCACGTCGCCGAACTAGACGGCGAAGTGGTCGGTTTCGCGCTGTGGTTTTTGAACTTCTCGACCTGGAAGGGCCGCCACGGAATCTATCTCGAGGACCTGTTCGTCCGGCCGAGCGCCCGCGGCAGCGGCCTGGGCAAGGCGCTGCTGACCACCCTCGTGGACATCGCGAAGGGCCGCGGCTACGGCCGGGTCGAGTGGTCGGTACTCGACTGGAACGAGCCCGCCCAAGGTTTCTACCGAAGCCTCGGCGCGACGCCGATGGATGAGTGGACGACCTGGCGGATCAGCCTGTGA
- the sodN gene encoding superoxide dismutase, Ni, producing MVRTTRRPRLVVSAHCDLPCGVYDPAQARIEAESVKAIMEKYQDNDDPVFRARALVIKEQRAELVKHHLWVLWTDYFKPPHFEKYPQLHQLFNDATKQAGAAGGKGKVDPAEGQKLLDQIAEIDKIFWETKKA from the coding sequence ATGGTTCGTACGACGCGCCGCCCGCGCCTCGTCGTCTCCGCCCACTGCGACCTGCCCTGCGGCGTCTACGACCCCGCCCAGGCCCGCATCGAGGCCGAGTCGGTCAAGGCAATCATGGAGAAGTACCAGGACAACGACGACCCGGTCTTCCGCGCCCGGGCGCTGGTCATCAAGGAGCAGCGCGCCGAGCTGGTCAAGCACCACCTCTGGGTGCTCTGGACCGACTACTTCAAGCCGCCGCACTTCGAGAAGTACCCGCAGCTGCACCAGCTGTTCAACGACGCCACCAAGCAGGCCGGCGCCGCGGGCGGCAAGGGCAAGGTCGACCCGGCCGAGGGCCAGAAGCTGCTCGACCAGATCGCCGAGATCGACAAGATCTTCTGGGAGACCAAGAAGGCCTAG